The sequence CGGTCGGATTTCAGTGCCATTAGTAACTCCAAGGGACGGTTCTCACGCAACTCGTTCCAAGTAAAAGGGCTAGCGAGAACCGTCCCTGGTTTTGACTCAGATAACCTCCAGATCGCCGGAGCGGGCCCATCCCTCCAGACCTTCCCTGGCCCGCACGCGGGACCACCCTGAACGCATCTCGCCCTCCAGCTGCACCACATATCCTTCATGAAGCTGGAACTGCAAGGGGTAATCCGGCCCAGGCCCGCTGCGCACTTCCATCTCCTGCGCACGGACGACTGCACCCTGGTTCTGCAGCTCCCACAAATATTTCCCTCCTAAACCTGCGAGAGCAATCAACCACAAAACAGCACAGGTGGCGACCACGCGCGGTAATCCCAAACGCTCCACCCAGATTTGAGACAATAGCCTAGAGTGCCAGAGCACCCCAAGTAAACACAAGACTAAAAACAACCCAAATTCGAGGCGGCGCGCCTCAGCCACGCTGAGCAGGCCCAAATACTTGCCCGCCAGGGCACCCAGAAAACTGTGTTTGGCGCCCCCGGTCTCGTCCTGCAACTGTTCTTGGGCCACGCGCAAATTCATTCGCACATCCCGGTTGCGAGGCAGGAGTTTGCGAGCTCTCTCGTAATTCAGGATAGCGGAGCCGGATTCACCCATTTTGAAATAGGCATTGCCCAAGTTGTAATAGAGATGCCCGTTCTTTAAGCCCTCTGCGCGGATGGATTCATAGGCGCGGATCGCGTCCTTGTAGTCTCCCATCTCGTAGGCGGCATTGGCCTGCTGCCACAACTCTGAGTGCGCAGAAGCTGCAAAAGCCAAGGAAATCGGCAGGTAAATCAACGTCATTGCGAGGGCAACAGCTCGAAGCATCACACCTTCCTCCCCAATTCCTTAATCAGCTCCCCGGCCCGGCTAAGCAGGCTTTTCACATTCTCCGAAGAAGAACCGCCGGGCACAAAGCGAATCTGCTCACAGGCCTGCAAAATCCGGCGCAATTCTTCGCGCAGCTGGATCCCGACTTGGCGCTCCTTGAGCGCGGCATCCAGCTCAGCCAAAGTGAGCGCGCCCTTGGGCAGATTCACTCGATCCGCCACAAAGCGGCTCAAGGCCTGAGCCATAGCTGTGGCCGCTTCCTCATTCTGTCCCTTGGCCAGGAGTTCCTCGGCCTGGCGCAAACGATCCCGCCCCGCCTTGCCTGCCCCGAGCTGACGCCCGTAGCGCGGGTCATTTTCCAAACGCCTCAAATGCACTCCCCAACCCAGGGCTGCCAACCACAACAGGATCAAAACCAGGCGGATTAGCAGCTCCGGACCCAGTGCCCTCGTTCCCTGGTCCTCCAGGCCCTTGGACAAATGGATGTGCCGGATATCCTTTTCGATGAGCTTGACCGGCGCGTGGTGCACCTCCGGCGCAGAAGGCTCGGGTGCGGCGGCACTGCCCTTTTCACCCGGCAAAACCTGAATTTCCAGGGGCTGGGAGCGCGTGCTGCGATAGGCTTCAGCCGCCGGATCAAAATAGCTGTACTCCAAGGAAGGGATGAGCAAGGTGCCGGATTCCAGAGGAACCAACACCGTTTCAAAAACTTTTGTCCCCTGAATGATATCGTCCGGAGAATCCACGTCCTCGGACGTGCCCCCCTGCAACTGCCGCGTCTTGGGAATCTCCGGCAGCTTGGGACCTGCAAGACTCTTGATATTGCCTTTTCCAAAAACCTCTATATAAATGGTGACCGGCTCATGCTGCTTGACCTGGCCCTTGTCCGCACGAATCCGGAAGTTGAGTTGCCCCACATCCCCGCTGAAGGTGGCAGGCCGGCCCTCCTTGGGCAAGGGCAGGATTTCAACCGTAATCGGTTCGGAAGTGCGCGCAACCCGCTGTGTCCTGGAGAACATGCCAAAGAAATCGTCATCAAAGATATCCCAGCGGCTTCGCCGGTTCTGTGCGCGGGGCATCAACACATCCGCCTCTAAGGTACCGGCCCCGATCTCATACTTGCCCGAGGCTGTGGGAAAAAGAGCCTTGGGCATGGACACCACCGTGTACTGCCTGCCCTCCATAACCTCAACGTTTTGGCGCTGCGCGGGCAGAAGTTCCTCCACCCAAAAACCTGAAGTGGAAGGATATTCATAACCCGGGCGCCCTCCAAGTCGCGTTCCGATATAGAGTCCGAAGGTGAGGGTGATCTGCTCACCCACATAGGCGCGCAGTTTATCGGTGTAGGAGCGCACAAAGAGCGCGCCCTCACCCGAAGCGTTGGTGCCCTGTTCGGAAGGGGCTGTGGCAGAGCCACCCCGGGATTGCGGGGAAGCAGATGCTTGGGGCGCAACCGCACCGCGCACCACCTCCACCTCCACCGCGGAAATTGAATGGGTTTGGCCCTCCACGGACAACTCCATGGGGCCGATCGAAAACTTGCCCTCTTTCTCAGCCAAATAGGTGATGGAAAGCGTGGTAATCGCGCTGACTTGGCCATTGATGATGGAAAGATTCTGAGATTGGCTGGTGCTGTACTGGCTCAAACCGTTGACTGAGGGAATGACAGGGCTCCCGACATTGCCCATTGCCCCGTTGACCGTGAGCACCAATTGAAAGGCAGAGCCCACGCTCACCTTCGGAGGACGCGCTTCTGCGCTAATCTGCACTTGGGCATACGCAGGCAAAGCCGCAAACCCCAAAAGCACGGAGCAGAGGAGGGCTCTTACCAATCCTTGCCTCCCGGCGCTTTAAAGGGCTGCTCCTGGATGGACCGGCGGTGCATATCCTCTTGCTCGGCCTCCAAGGCCTGTAAGATACGTTCCGCGTCTTCGCGACTCATGCCTTTGGGTTCCTCCTCGCCTTGCTCCTGCTCACTGGCCTGAGCTTCGGGTTCTTTTTGCTCAGAGCCCTGTTCCCCTGCTTGAGACTGCTGTTTCTCTTGTTGCTGTCCCTGCTGCGACTGATGGTCTTGCTGTTCTTGCTGCTGCGCCTCTTTCTGTTCTTGCTGCTGTCCGGACTGCTCTTGTCCAGCCTCTGATTCCTGGGACTCGGATTGCTGCTCCCCCTGCTGGGACTGCTGCTGTTGCTCTTGCTGCATTTGCATGAGCCGCATCACGAGCTCCAAATTCTGTTTGGCTTCCGCATCGCCGGGCCGCACACGCAGGGCCTCGCGCAATTCCTCAGCCCCCTCTTCCAATTTCCCCTCCTGAGCCAGAAGCGTTCCCAGATTATAGTGGGAATTGGCCGCAATGTCTGTGGAATGGCCCGCTTCCGCAGCATCGATCGATCGCCTGTACGTGCCCCCGGCCTTTTCCACCATGCCCTGCTGAGCATAGGCATTCCCTAGATTGTATTGGACTTCCGCAGACCCGGGTAGTTTTTCAGCCGCCGCCTCATAGTTCTCTGCTGCAGCTGCATAATCTCCCTGCTCATAGAGTTCGTTCCCCGCGGCATTGAGCCGCGCACCGCTTGCGGCAAGAGCGGGAGCGGAAAATAATACCCACATTATCGCAAGCCCCGCAGACATCCATCTAGCTCGCATTCTTACGATCTCCTATGGCCAAATCCGCACACAACAAAATGAAAACCAGAGCGGCCAACCAAGGATAGCGTTCCTCGTATTGCAGCCGTACCACATCCCCGAGCTCCGCGCGGCTCGCCCCTTTGAGCTCCTTCAGAATTGCCTCCAAGCCGGCAGCCTCACCCGTGGCCCGGAAATAACTCCCGCCGGTCACATCTGCGATGCTTGTTAAGGTCTTCTCATCCAACTTGGAAAATATAATCTTTCCGTTCGCGTCTCGCTTGTGCCCCGTCACATTCCCGTTTTCGTCGCGCAAGGGAATAGGCTCTCCCTCAGGCATTCCTCCGCCGATTCCGATCGTGTAAATGCGCACGCCTTTTTTGGAAGCCTCTTCCGCGGCCGGAACCGGGTCACCGTGATGGGACTCTCCGTCCGTCAGCACCAGAAGAATCTTCTGGGAGTCCGGCCGGTTCGGAAAAGCCTCCACTGCGGTACTTATGGCAGCCTCCACATCCGTGCCCGGATACGGCACCATGCCCGGATCCGCTACGC is a genomic window of Candidatus Omnitrophota bacterium containing:
- a CDS encoding tetratricopeptide repeat protein; protein product: MLRAVALAMTLIYLPISLAFAASAHSELWQQANAAYEMGDYKDAIRAYESIRAEGLKNGHLYYNLGNAYFKMGESGSAILNYERARKLLPRNRDVRMNLRVAQEQLQDETGGAKHSFLGALAGKYLGLLSVAEARRLEFGLFLVLCLLGVLWHSRLLSQIWVERLGLPRVVATCAVLWLIALAGLGGKYLWELQNQGAVVRAQEMEVRSGPGPDYPLQFQLHEGYVVQLEGEMRSGWSRVRAREGLEGWARSGDLEVI
- a CDS encoding protein BatD: MVRALLCSVLLGFAALPAYAQVQISAEARPPKVSVGSAFQLVLTVNGAMGNVGSPVIPSVNGLSQYSTSQSQNLSIINGQVSAITTLSITYLAEKEGKFSIGPMELSVEGQTHSISAVEVEVVRGAVAPQASASPQSRGGSATAPSEQGTNASGEGALFVRSYTDKLRAYVGEQITLTFGLYIGTRLGGRPGYEYPSTSGFWVEELLPAQRQNVEVMEGRQYTVVSMPKALFPTASGKYEIGAGTLEADVLMPRAQNRRSRWDIFDDDFFGMFSRTQRVARTSEPITVEILPLPKEGRPATFSGDVGQLNFRIRADKGQVKQHEPVTIYIEVFGKGNIKSLAGPKLPEIPKTRQLQGGTSEDVDSPDDIIQGTKVFETVLVPLESGTLLIPSLEYSYFDPAAEAYRSTRSQPLEIQVLPGEKGSAAAPEPSAPEVHHAPVKLIEKDIRHIHLSKGLEDQGTRALGPELLIRLVLILLWLAALGWGVHLRRLENDPRYGRQLGAGKAGRDRLRQAEELLAKGQNEEAATAMAQALSRFVADRVNLPKGALTLAELDAALKERQVGIQLREELRRILQACEQIRFVPGGSSSENVKSLLSRAGELIKELGRKV
- a CDS encoding tetratricopeptide repeat protein translates to MRARWMSAGLAIMWVLFSAPALAASGARLNAAGNELYEQGDYAAAAENYEAAAEKLPGSAEVQYNLGNAYAQQGMVEKAGGTYRRSIDAAEAGHSTDIAANSHYNLGTLLAQEGKLEEGAEELREALRVRPGDAEAKQNLELVMRLMQMQQEQQQQSQQGEQQSESQESEAGQEQSGQQQEQKEAQQQEQQDHQSQQGQQQEKQQSQAGEQGSEQKEPEAQASEQEQGEEEPKGMSREDAERILQALEAEQEDMHRRSIQEQPFKAPGGKDW
- a CDS encoding VWA domain-containing protein, whose protein sequence is MHWNNPEILNLLWLIPLWIILQRFWESRRKRALEYFAEARLLDSLAANLSLQRRKIRRVLEVAVLLLLILSLARPQIGAKQVQLTQKGIDILVALDVSSSMSAQDVAPSRLDLAKTLVQDFVSKLQGDRVGLILFAGKSYLQCPLTVDYSAFDLLLRVADPGMVPYPGTDVEAAISTAVEAFPNRPDSQKILLVLTDGESHHGDPVPAAEEASKKGVRIYTIGIGGGMPEGEPIPLRDENGNVTGHKRDANGKIIFSKLDEKTLTSIADVTGGSYFRATGEAAGLEAILKELKGASRAELGDVVRLQYEERYPWLAALVFILLCADLAIGDRKNAS